From the Saccharomycodes ludwigii strain NBRC 1722 chromosome I, whole genome shotgun sequence genome, one window contains:
- a CDS encoding uncharacterized protein (similar to Saccharomyces cerevisiae YBR225W | putative protein of unknown function) — protein MQFIKSINQNLTSKKRKKKREKKTHSNQKSKTNICGNTEIANIVELTSHDKNSSSTSVNKHNNNSSSSSNIKTKVMEDILNVTDVPLYRSESMQDPNKSKKITTLSALQPCNSSSDFSTTRLLNRGNMSNNTSGIHTFADKYDENKNYTTASDTSNCNKKKSLDSMEVFHNTNECEERINVQNYASKSKKKTDNNYCGCCCSDTSDKSNNTNCDNSSSSSSSNNNNNNSSSSNDNSNINGNTVKKNNTDRDISKKIPETKNFYLNNINKFIEKLMDLHADDDTFATNNVSIKESKDDYIYYKNTITKLNIFFNFNNSIDTQNLFDNVDTRLQSFLNFVSSSSQQAMVQSANEKDFKSDRANNHPDLGSTSNDTPAATVSTNTKNTSMDAISDSSSSTDSSELNCLKKDKPDIMEKYLKKYTYILKQQPIEFINHDLSYLGKEEPYLKKKGADLHKIIEKIDSLINLWYLQYCKLLIDNNIFLFPQNNYNLDYINIHNEKLFYRNVQIIRETKNNEILFDLRDDISDNNSINSSRQQIPLVALLIRTKLDSVWGYQCASDNPNVKIVDYVLMNLTDVEITDRKGKAQHFNKIMSKIIKNFNNASIQQQSEQNKNANDNTKDVIDNFEIIRKYSEYLKNYRKIYVSEPVRKYLYGNINDAATIINEKDIKTCDIHIPFESNVFHAVTTPSLWALVPYKRWDFFLNEIYRVLKPGGVFDTVFIDLKLSNLLPNEQETGFKFKTTREKSIIHDRIVTNAIQKGLKVQGSRYLYDHVKKAGFVDIEYSLICLPLGNFKTKMGLMSEFCNSYIFDTTCRALLNETDLEIFKSLNIDPSTIQKRYQKEHWEKIDNEAGCTRILIMKAKKPL, from the coding sequence atgcaATTTATAAAAAGCATCAATCAAAACTTAACttccaaaaaaaggaaaaaaaagcggGAAAAAAAGACGCACAGTAACCAAAAGAGTAAAACTAATATATGTGGCAATACAGAAATTGCAAATATTGTTGAACTTACTAGTcatgataaaaatagtagCTCTACTAGTGTAAACAAAcacaataacaacagcagcagcagcagcaatattaaaactaaaGTAATGGAAGATATATTAAACGTGACTGATGTACCACTTTACCGCTCGGAATCCATGCAAGACCCTAATAAATCTAAGAAAATCACTACTTTATCCGCCCTACAACCTTGTAATAGTAGTTCAGATTTTTCTACTACTAGGTTATTAAACAGAGGCAACATGAGTAACAATACCTCAGGTATTCATACTTTTGCTGATAAATATGacgaaaacaaaaattacacGACAGCGAGTGATACCTCCAactgtaataaaaaaaaatctttggATTCAATGGAAGTATTCCACAACACAAATGAGTGTGAGGAGAGGATTAATGTCCAAAATTACGCTTctaaaagcaaaaaaaaaactgataATAACTATTGTGGCTGTTGCTGTAGTGACACCTCCgataaaagtaataatactaattgTGACaacagtagtagtagtagtagtagtaataataataataataatagtagtagtagtaatgataatagtaatattaatggcaatactgttaaaaaaaataatactgacAGAgatatttccaaaaaaattcctgaaaccaaaaatttttatttaaacaatattaacaaatttatAGAAAAGTTAATGGATTTGCATGCTGATGACGATACCTTTGCCACAAACAATGTTTCAATTAAGGAGTCTAAAGatgattatatatattataaaaatacaatcactaaactaaatattttttttaattttaataatagcatAGACACTcaaaatttatttgataatGTGGATACCAGGTTACAAtcatttttgaattttgtaAGCAGTTCCAGTCAGCAAGCAATGGTGCAGTCAGCcaatgaaaaagattttaagaGTGATCGTGCCAATAATCATCCCGATCTAGGTAGCACGAGCAATGATACTCCCGCTGCTACTGTTTCCactaatactaaaaatacGAGTATGGATGCAATCAGTGatagcagcagcagcactGATAGTTCTGAATTGAATTGCCTAAAAAAGGACAAGCCTGATATTatggaaaaatatttgaaaaagtaTACATATATACTTAAACAACAACCAATTGAATTCATAAATCATGATTTATCGTATTTAGGAAAAGAGGAGCCCtacttgaaaaaaaagggtgCGGATTTGCATAAgattatagaaaaaatcGATTCTTTGATTAATTTATGGTATTTACAATACtgtaaattattaatagataataatatttttcttttcccccAAAATAACTACAATTTGGACTATATTAATATTCACAatgaaaaacttttctatAGAAATGTACAAATAATTAGAGAAACCAAAAACAATGAAATTCTTTTTGATCTAAGAGACGATATCAGcgacaataatagtattaacTCATCTAGACAGCAAATCCCACTTGTGGCATTGTTAATTAGAACAAAATTGGATTCCGTTTGGGGATATCAGTGTGCATCCGATAATCCCAATGTCAAAATTGTTGACTATGTTTTAATGAATTTGACAGACGTGGAAATTACTGATAGAAAGGGTAAAGCGCAACACTTCAACAAAATTATGtctaaaattattaaaaatttcaacAACGCCTCAATTCAACAGCAAAGTGAACAGAATAAAAATGCTAACGATAACACCAAAGACGTTATAGATAACTTTGAAATTATACGGAAATATTCagaatatttgaaaaattatagaaaaaTTTATGTTTCTGAACCAgttagaaaatatttatatggCAATATAAATGATGCTGcaactattattaatgaaaaagatataaaaacatGTGATATACATATACCATTCGAATCAAATGTATTCCATGCTGTAACTACGCCCTCGCTCTGGGCCTTGGTTCCCTATAAACGGtgggatttttttttaaacgaAATTTATAGAGTTTTAAAACCTGGTGGTGTTTTCGATACAGTTTTCATTGATCTTAAATTATCTAATCTCCTACCTAATGAACAAGAAACGggatttaaatttaaaacaaccAGAGAAAAATCAATTATTCATGACAGGATTGTAACAAATGCAATTCAAAAAGGGTTAAAAGTTCAAGGTTCAAGATATTTGTATGATCATGTTAAAAAGGCAGGTTTTGTAGACATTGAATATTCTCTAATATGCTTGCCCTTgggaaattttaaaactaaGATGGGTTTAATGTCTGAATTTTGCAAttcttatatatttgaCACAACATGTCGAGCTTTACTAAATGAAACAGATTtggaaatttttaaaagtttaaataTCGATCCATCCACAATCCAAAAAAGATATCAAAAAGAACATTGGGAAAAAATCGATAATGAGGCTGGGTGCACTAGAATATTGATAATGAAGGCAAAAAAACCACTGTAG
- the MCX1 gene encoding Mcx1p (similar to Saccharomyces cerevisiae YBR227C | MCX1 | Mitochondrial ClpX), which translates to MIRFQSKYSCKNYLMSVCKNATWKQHCSSLIITRSNSVASSKLSSSCLSNKLNKIPTPKKLKSFLDEYIIGQDVGKKVLSVAVYNHYLRVNDKLKRTESEKRKEMLEEQLKIEKERLKVLQEDREDGGIKTETKYLDDTEARHGLRNLELQLSFEKNRFAGDCDLELSKSNVLMVGPSGSGKTLLATTLARILDVPISITDCTQLTQAGYIGEDVEVCIERLLINADYDIAKTERGIIVLDEIDKLAKTNGSPGTKDVSGEGVQQALLKILEGHPVSLTIKKPVNNEKDKNGNRVMGKKEETFVIDTSNILFILTGAFVGLDKAIAKRLRGNEKALSDNDNIDIEEIVLKNGSKTSALSLVTPTDLASFGLIPELIGRVPVLTALEPLKKQDLFNILKEPKNAILNQYSYIFKQFGVKLAVTDEALKSISQLALQNGTGARGLRGIMEKLLLDVNFNCPESGIKYVLINSKTVNSLKEHENNLSATNVKAQYYSRGQVDDFIHDAYEEDHKLGLELDSFFNITSAIEGKKRDEGLNSI; encoded by the coding sequence ATGATTAGATTTCAATCGAAATACAGTTGTAAGAATTATTTAATGTCAGTATGTAAAAATGCAACATGGAAACAACACTGTTCAtcgttaataataacaagaaGCAATTCAGTAGCATCATCTAAACTATCATCCTCATGCTTGTCAAATaagttaaataaaatacctacaccaaaaaaattgaaaagtttCCTAGACGAGTATATAATCGGACAAGATGTTGGAAAAAAAGTACTAAGTGTAGCAGTATATAATCATTATTTGAGAGTTAATGACAAATTGAAAAGGACTGAATCTgagaagagaaaagaaatgcTAGAAGAACAGttgaaaattgaaaaagaaagattaAAGGTGCTACAAGAAGACAGAGAAGACGGTGGAATCAAAACTGAAACCAAGTATTTAGATGATACTGAGGCTAGACATGGATTAAGGAATTTAGAATTGCAATTatcatttgaaaaaaatagatttgCGGGTGATTGCGATTTAGAACTTTCTAAATCCAATGTGTTAATGGTTGGCCCATCCGGCTCAGGCAAGACTTTATTGGCAACTACCTTAGCCAGGATTTTAGACGTTCCAATTTCCATCACTGATTGTACGCAGTTGACACAAGCAGGGTATATTGGAGAAGATGTCGAAGTTTGTATTGAAAGGTTGCTGATAAATGCGGATTATGATATTGCGAAAACTGAAAGAGGTATTATTGTGTTGGATGAAATTGATAAATTGGCAAAGACAAACGGATCTCCTGGCACTAAGGATGTTTCCGGTGAAGGTGTTCAACAAGCTCTactaaaaattttagaGGGACACCCAGTGTCACTTACTATTAAAAAGCCtgttaataatgaaaaggaCAAAAATGGCAATAGGGTGATGGGTAAAAAGGAGGAGACGTTTGTCATTGACACATCAAacatattatttatattgaCGGGTGCATTTGTTGGTTTAGATAAAGCAATTGCTAAGAGATTACGAGGGAATGAAAAAGCTCTTTcggataatgataatattgatattgaagagattgttttaaaaaacgGCTCTAAAACTAGTGCTCTAAGTTTAGTAACGCCCACCGATTTGGCTTCATTCGGTTTAATACCGGAACTAATAGGGAGAGTTCCGGTTTTAACTGCTCTTGAACCATTGAAAAAGCAAGATTTATTCAATATCTTAAAAGAACCTAAAAATGCCATTTTGAATCAATATAGTTACATTTTCAAGCAATTTGGTGTGAAATTAGCCGTTACCGATGAAGCTTTGAAAAGCATTTCACAGCTAGCGTTACAAAATGGTACAGGTGCCAGAGGGTTAAGAGGAATAatggaaaaattattgttagaTGTTAATTTCAATTGTCCGGAATCTGGTATAAAATATGTCTTGATTAATTCCAAAACTGTCAACTCTTTGAAAGAacatgaaaataatttatctgCCACGAATGTTAAGGCGCAATATTATTCCAGGGGCCAAGTAGATGATTTTATTCATGATGCATATGAAGAAGATCATAAATTAGGACTTGAATTGGAtagttttttcaatataacATCCGCAATTGAGGGCAAAAAAAGAGATGAAGGATTAAACAgcatttaa
- the SLX1 gene encoding endonuclease (similar to Saccharomyces cerevisiae YBR228W | SLX1 | Synthetic Lethal of unknown (X) function), whose protein sequence is MPSVSKSSSPKKSQDKNNDNKKISSLSEFYCCYLLRSIRKTQSFYIGSTPNPYRRLRQHNGELTRGGAYRTKRQGTRPWEMCFIVYGFPNKNSALQFEHAWQHIYESRFITNNDEYKNYKFTKSSRGLHFKIAGARMLVHCDHFKIMNLKIRCFNKSFYEAWKTNKYKLPCNDAENRLFLDIELENNDDLDIVRGKCGETQSQNITKSTQDLNPLINDGKSPREEDPSSSENDLYVSDINDPVIKIARKNLKLVYTFYLNYVDDLKNYYEKSEKSLIYGELSCELCHTSFNYMDEKPKPKLAFCYHENCNSISHLHCLYKHSTKSAGKLVPIEAKCHRCDNVLEWISVVKNSIEIKNILGN, encoded by the coding sequence ATGCCAAGTGTTTCTAAATCATCTTCCCCAAAAAAATCACAGGACAAAAACaacgataataaaaagatatcCTCACTAAGTGAGTTTTACTGCTGCTATTTACTCCGATCAATAAGGAAAACTCaatctttttatattggCTCAACACCAAATCCTTACAGAAGATTAAGGCAGCATAATGGAGAACTGACCAGAGGTGGTGCCTATAGAACGAAAAGGCAAGGTACAAGACCATGGGAAATGTGTTTTATAGTGTACGGATTCcccaataaaaatagcgCTCTACAATTTGAACATGCTTGGCAACATATTTATGAATCGAGATTTATTACAAATAATGACGagtataaaaattataagtTTACTAAAAGCAGTAGGGGGCTACATTTCAAGATAGCCGGTGCTAGAATGCTAGTACATTGCGACCATTTTAAGATCATGAACTTGAAAATTAGGTGTTTTAACAAGAGTTTTTATGAGGCCTGGAAAactaacaaatataaacttCCTTGTAATGACGCCGAAAAtcgtttatttttagacaTAGAGTTGGAgaataatgatgatttaGATATAGTGCGAGGGAAATGTGGAGAAACACAAAGTCAAAACATTACAAAATCAACTCAGGATTTGAACCCTTTAATTAATGATGGTAAATCGCCGAGAGAGGAAGATCCTTCAAGCTCTGAAAATGACTTATATGTAAGTGATATCAATGATccagtaataaaaatagcaagaaaaaatttaaaattagttTACACATTTTATCTCAATTACGTTGATGacttaaaaaattattatgagAAATCAGAAAAAAGTTTGATATACGGAGAACTGTCTTGCGAATTATGCCATACATCGTTTAATTATATGGATGAAAAACCAAAACCAAAGTTGGCCTTTTGTTATCATGAAAATTGTAACTCGATATCACATTTGCACTGTTTATATAAACATTCGACTAAATCAGCAGGTAAACTTGTACCAATCGAGGCAAAATGTCACAGATGTGATAACGTACTGGAGTGGATCTCTGTTGTCAAAAATTCcattgaaattaaaaatatattaggCAATTAA
- the ROT2 gene encoding glucan 1,3-alpha-glucosidase ROT2 (similar to Saccharomyces cerevisiae YBR229C | ROT2 | Reversal Of Tor2 lethality): protein MLNKILFSFCQLLIISQTLFYINNKSVFAADVSALTKCHEKGFCHRNRKYASNISKTQSKYYKIIPESLEFNINNHSLTGIVQKQFVSKATLQKMEEAKGPNEELDQDQIYYGQNGPIHMGNNTNPKDAYIDIPMTTIKFPFSLDFSSEYDNLFRFQLDEERLIENKPSLPSFLELQRYNKVSDWSFENADFFNYIGKDTEENNDLIVNFKKLEGSGSNTTSASDTEDEYIELLYKDNLKIEIFIEVLLIRVYYKSKLVLSINDQLFLNVEHLRKMADHFENMAPEEFSFKSFKDASTSDKIPFGPEAIALDFTFENNVTNVYGIPEHSSSLRLKETTDDEPYRLFNTDVFKYPLNSTNPSYGAIPFMFGVSPDSATGIFWNNAADTRIDIKYDNTSTLTHWMSESGTLDFIIICGDGPQDVIGSFTDVTGKPALPLLSSIGYHQCRWNYYDEQEIAEVNRDMDIAKIPYDFIWLDIDYTDSRKYFTWDSSKFPDPERMLRNLNKLGRNLVTIIDPHLKTDYEVSNLLDEHACLLKNSNNEKYIGQCWPGDSVWIDTFKPEARDLWSDFYQNFTNNDTSISNLHMWNDMNEVSIFGGPETTSPLDNIHYDGVEERSVHNLYGLTVHEATYNAMKKRYSKFNKRPFVLTRSFFAGSQRSSASWTGDNAADWEYLKWSIPMVLTANIAGYPFIGADIAGFFGNPSPELMVRWYQTGIWYPFFRGHAHIDSDRREPYLLNSPYKEIVAEAIRLRYQLLPTFYTLFQKSSVTGAPIMAPLFYKNQDLSQIYNVDDEFYIGGLLLKPITSENTNSTVMLFPKGVYYNYTTFESFVIKDAVEEREVYAPLDTIPVFIEGGNIIFRKDRYRRSSKLMVNDPYTLLVAPDIDGNAYGDLYVDDGETFNFNENNEYLQISVELNGREGLLKSSVLNGSKQFDQYVTKIILPKTLLSLSSVVCIEQNGKMWESDVEFTEYEAVIKNPKMLMNQPWSIKF, encoded by the coding sequence ATGTTGAACAAAATactgttttctttttgtcaattattaattatatcaCAAACATTGTTCTATATCAACAATAAGTCAGTTTTTGCTGCTGATGTATCTGCATTGACAAAATGTCATGAAAAGGGGTTTTGTCATAGAAATCGGAAATATGCGTCCAACATTTCAAAAACTCAAtccaaatattataaaattatccCTGAATCCTTggaatttaatattaacaatcATTCCTTGACTGGTATAGTCCAGAAACAATTTGTTAGTAAAGCCACATTACAAAAAATGGAGGAAGCAAAAGGACCAAATGAAGAACTGGATCAAGACCAAATATATTATGGACAAAATGGACCAATCCATATGGGCAATAATACAAACCCCAAGGATGCATATATCGATATCCCTATGACCACTATTAAGTTTCCATTTTCTTTAGATTTTTCATCAGAATACGACAACTTGTTTAGATTTCAACTTGATGAAGAAAGACTAATTGAAAACAAGCCTTCCCTACCCAGTTTCTTGGAATTACAAAGATACAATAAAGTTTCTGATTGGAGTTTTGAAAATGcagatttttttaattatattggTAAAGATACCGAAGAAAACAATGATTTAATTGTGAACTTTAAAAAACTGGAAGGCTCAGGTTCAAACACTACCTCAGCCAGTGATACTGAAGATGAATATATTGAATTACTTTACAAagataatttgaaaattgaaatatttatagaagtattattaatcaGAGTATATTACAAATCCAAATTGGTACTATCTATTAACGatcaattgtttttaaatgttgAACATCTAAGAAAAATGGCGGATCACTTTGAAAACATGGCACCAGAAGAGTTTTCCTTCAAAAGTTTCAAAGATGCCTCCACTAGTGACAAGATACCATTTGGTCCAGAGGCAATTGCTTTGGATTTTACCTTTGAAAACAATGTTACCAATGTATATGGTATCCCTGAACATTCAAGTTCATTAAGGTTGAAAGAAACTACTGATGATGAACCGTACCGATTATTCAACACAGACGTTTTCAAGTACCCTTTGAACTCTACCAATCCATCTTACGGTGCTATACCTTTTATGTTTGGTGTATCTCCAGACTCTGCCACCGGTATTTTTTGGAACAATGCTGCAGACACAAGGATCGATATTAAATATGATAATACTTCGACACTAACCCATTGGATGTCTGAAAGTGGTACTTTAGactttattatcatttgtGGTGATGGTCCGCAAGATGTTATTGGGTCATTTACCGATGTTACTGGGAAACCTGCATTACCATTACTATCTTCAATTGGTTACCATCAATGCAGATGGAATTATTATGACGAACAAGAGATCGCAGAAGTTAACAGAGATATGGATATTGCTAAAATTCCGTatgattttatttggtTAGACATCGACTATACTGATTCTAGAAAATACTTTACCTGGGATTCATCGAAATTTCCCGACCCTGAAAGAATGCTACGCAATTTGAATAAACTAGGCAGAAACTTGGTAACAATTATTGATCCACATTTGAAAACGGATTATGAGGTTAGCAACTTATTGGATGAACATGCATgtctattaaaaaatagtaataatgagAAATATATAGGCCAATGCTGGCCTGGTGACTCTGTGTGGATTGATACGTTCAAGCCGGAGGCTCGCGACTTGTGGTCTGATTTCTACCAAAATTTTACCAACAATGACACATCTATATCTAATTTACATATGTGGAATGATATGAATGAAGTTTCAATTTTTGGTGGTCCAGAAACCACTTCTCCATTGGACAACATCCACTATGACGGGGTTGAAGAAAGATCAGTTCATAACCTATATGGACTAACTGTTCATGAAGCGACATACAACGCCATGAAGAAAAGATATtccaaatttaataaaaggCCTTTTGTTTTAACAAGATCATTTTTTGCAGGTTCCCAAAGATCTTCAGCTTCTTGGACTGGTGATAATGCTGCTGATTGGGAGTATTTGAAGTGGTCTATCCCAATGGTTTTAACTGCAAATATTGCAGGGTATCCATTTATTGGCGCGGATATTGCTGGATTTTTCGGCAATCCATCCCCAGAGTTAATGGTTCGTTGGTATCAAACTGGTATATGGTATCCATTTTTCAGAGGCCACGCTCACATTGATAGTGACAGAAGAGAACCATATTTATTGAACTCTCCGTACAAAGAAATCGTTGCGGAAGCTATTAGACTAAGATACCAATTGCTACCAACCTTTTACAcattatttcaaaaatcGAGTGTTACTGGTGCACCAATCATGGCacctttattttataaaaatcaaGATTTGTCCCAAATTTATAACGTTGATGATGAATTTTATATAGGAGGATTATTACTTAAACCAATTACTTCAGAAAATACCAACAGTACCGTTATGCTATTTCCAAAGGGTGTTTATTATAACTATACCACTTTCGAATCGTTTGTAATAAAAGATGCAGTTGAAGAGCGGGAAGTTTATGCGCCACTAGACACTATACCAGTATTTATTGAGGGGGGGAATATAATTTTCAGAAAGGATAGATATCGTAGGTCAAGTAAATTGATGGTTAACGATCCATACACTTTATTAGTTGCACCAGACATTGATGGTAACGCCTACGGTGATTTATATGTCGACGATGGGGAAACCTTTAATTTCAATGAAAATAACGAATATTTGCAAATATCTGTTGAATTAAATGGTAGAGAAGGACTATTGAAATCCAGCGTATTGAATGGATCCAAACAATTTGATCAGTATGTtactaaaattattttaccTAAAACCCTGCTTTCTTTGTCTTCAGTTGTTTGCATTGAACAAAATGGTAAAATGTGGGAAAGCGATGTAGAATTTACTGAGTATGAAGCAGTGATAAAAAACCCAAAGATGTTGATGAACCAACCTTGGTCAATTAAATTTTAG
- the MON1 gene encoding guanine nucleotide exchange factor MON1 (similar to Saccharomyces cerevisiae YGL124C | MON1 | MONensin sensitivity) — MRARDINTTIHNASDNDTTIKDPPNSNLNVNNDFLVSTSSIAQPITNTINTIYETSPTATDDILDLDRNNATINSNTSILRMPSISKNLNKLTDDLLSINSNVTALTSNLQEDLLQSIYSDTITHNNSNITTVNTNNSSTSTNRNINDAVIMKMNDVNLNRSDDLFLKLPDLLPHTVTASDNIGNDDVCHFKKNFFILSSAGKPIYSMHGSDEQSINLMGVIHTLVEFFKINKNCDLKTFEMNSKSNTSCKFTFLNKHPIVLMAHSTNPYETELHLLNQLDFLYSYLLSILSKRQLDRLFSKRENFDLRNFLNQENFQNLNSICNMICNEFHPEFLFYSGSLQVYPMKKKIRDKLHTILLKCYVNSTTVTSTDNTTFTPLTSFFYPDHYRDLSISLLYGMITLVERAQLVSVLRPKGHTLHTTDLHLLFQLIKSQYLPKYLNHNGSTNDTGSNDLWVPVCFPKFNSNGFLYCFIKFFTNEPLLGPGCFSLILISAKKDSFQRLKTLGDQIISSMEHLTLNKILSKTITATGNGINGSSSTSQQRKIHRSYSSSNLLSNYGITSNVNYDIPTLNIVLLPPMDNVYHFIYKSKNLVQHISPPINENLMDYYLYLQKQCSTPNNTSLANLASLDTTPNKESFNARNSNGNMVVVTQLDIKRYDVDIMIESYNDIDGYDTTTGKDTKPGQSQSSLQIYGVSWITTDFELYLLGNPYFLNKRKLLQNAKEIIYWCKKNEPRIFIKQGAVF, encoded by the coding sequence atgAGAGCAAGAGATATTAATACAACTATTCATAACGCTAGTGATAATGATACTACCATCAAAGATCCCCCAAACTCCAACCTAAATGTAAATAATGATTTCCTGGTTAGCACAAGTTCAATAGCACAACCAATAACAAATACCATAAATACAATATACGAAACCTCACCAACAGCAACAGATGACATATTGGATCTGGATCGTAATAATGCAACCATAAATAGTAATACAAGCATACTGAGAATGCCTTCTATAAgcaaaaatttaaacaaaCTGACcgatgatttattatctatTAATTCTAATGTTACTGCTTTAACTAGTAATTTACAAGAGGATTTACTTCAGTCTATATACTCAGATACCATAACACATAACAATAGCAACATTACTACtgttaatactaataatagttCTACGTCTACCAATCGGAACATTAACGATGCTGTTATCATGAAGATGAATGATGTCAACCTGAACAGAAGTGATGACTTATTTTTGAAGTTACCAGATTTACTCCCACATACCGTGACAGCCAGTGATAACATCGGGAATGATGATGTCTGCCActtcaaaaaaaacttttttatattatcatCTGCTGGCAAACCCATATATTCAATGCATGGTTCGGACGAACAAAGCATTAATTTAATGGGTGTAATTCATACTCTTGTGgagtttttcaaaattaataaaaattgtgaTTTGAAAACGTTTGAAATGAATAGCAAGAGCAACACCTCATGCAAGTTTACCTTTTTGAATAAACATCCCATTGTACTAATGGCACATTCAACCAACCCGTATGAAACAGAGTTACATTTGTTAAACCAGttagattttttatataGCTATTTACTATCCATTTTGAGCAAACGTCAACTAGACAGATTATTTTCCAAGAGagaaaattttgatttgaGAAACTTTTTGAACCAGGAAAATTTCCAAAACTTAAATTCCATTTGTAATATGATTTGTAATGAATTTCACCCtgagtttttattttattcggGTTCGTTACAGGTTTACCccatgaaaaaaaaaataagagaTAAATTACATaccatattattaaaatgttATGTGAACAGTACAACAGTAACGTCGACTGATAACACGACCTTTACACCGTTGACTTCCTTCTTCTATCCGGATCATTACAGAGATCTATCAATAAGTTTACTCTACGGTATGATAACTTTAGTAGAAAGGGCACAATTAGTCTCAGTTTTAAGACCAAAGGGCCATACTTTACATACAACAGATTTGCATCTATTATTTCAGCTAATTAAATCGCAATACTTACCTAAGTACTTGAACCACAACGGCAGCACAAACGATACAGGTAGTAATGATTTATGGGTTCCCGTGTGTTTTCCTAAATTTAATTCTAATGGATTTTTATactgttttattaaatttttcactAACGAGCCTTTATTAGGACCAGGGTGTTTCTCTTTAATCCTAATATCCGCAAAGAAGGATTCTTTTCAACGATTAAAGACCTTGGGCGATCAAATTATTAGTTCCATGGAACATTTaacattaaataaaattctaTCCAAAACAATAACGGCAACGGGTAATGGTATCAACGGCAGTTCATCTACATCGCAGCAAAGAAAAATCCATCGATCATATTCTTCCAGTAATTTATTATCCAACTATGGCATCACCTCCAATGTGAATTACGATATTCCAACCCTCAATATAGTCCTTTTGCCACCAATGGATAATGTTTACCATTTTATCTACAAATCCAAAAATTTAGTTCAACATATTTCACCTCCCATAAATGAAAACTTGATGGACTACTATTTATACCTCCAGAAACAATGTAGTACACCAAACAATACTTCATTAGCTAACCTTGCTTCGCTTGACACCACACCTAACAAAGAAAGTTTTAATGCTAGAAATTCCAATGGCAATATGGTTGTCGTTACACAATTAGATATCAAAAGATATGACGTTGATATCATGATAGAATCTTACAACGATATTGATGGGTATGATACCACCACCGGTAAAGACACCAAACCGGGACAATCTCAATCATCATTACAAATTTATGGAGTTAGTTGGATAACAACGGATTTTGAATTGTATTTGCTAGGAAatccttattttttaaataaacgAAAACTATTACAAAATGCtaaagaaattatatattgGTGCAAGAAAAATGAGCCTAGAATTTTTATCAAGCAGGGCGCTGTTTTTTAA